One Gossypium hirsutum isolate 1008001.06 chromosome A11, Gossypium_hirsutum_v2.1, whole genome shotgun sequence genomic window carries:
- the LOC107909773 gene encoding putative glucose-6-phosphate 1-epimerase isoform X1: MGHSAAVWDYRAATEITKDWNGVDKIVLRSPRGASARVSLHGGQVTSWRNDQGEELLFTSSKAIFKPPKAVRGGIPICFPQFGNCRSLEQHGFARNKIWTIDENPPPLSPNDSHAKSFIDLLLKPSEEDLKCWPHSFEFRLRVSLAADGSLALISRIRNVNGKPFSFSFAYHTYLSVSDISEVRIEGLETLDYLDNLCQKERFTEQGDAITFESEVDRVYLSTPNVVAVLDHERKRTYVIRKDGLPDVVVWNPWEKKSKSMVDFGDDEYKQMLCVDGAVIEKPVTLKPGEEWTGRVELSVVASTLCSEQFDVQRGMVF; the protein is encoded by the exons ATGGGGCATTCTGCAGCAGTGTGGGATTATAGGGCGGCAACTGAGATTACAAAGGATTGGAATGGGGTTGATAAGATTGTTCTTCGGAGCCCTCGAGGGGCTTCAGCAAGG GTTAGCTTACATGGAGGACAGGTCACTTCATGGAGGAATGATCAAGGGGAAGAACTTCTTTTTACCAGTAGTAAG GCGATTTTTAAGCCCCCCAAAGCTGTGCGAGGTGGAATCCCTATTTGTTTTCCTCAG TTCGGTAACTGCAGGTCACTCGAGCAACATGGATTTGCTAGGAACAAGATTTGGACAATTGATGAGAATCCTCCGCCTCTTAGTCCTAATGATTCCCATGCCAAATCCTTCATTGACCTATTGCTTAAACCATCCGAAGAAGATCTCAAATGCTGGCCCCATAG TTTTGAGTTTCGTCTGAGAGTCTCACTTGCGGCTGATGGAAGTCTTGCATTAATATCACGAATTAGGAATGTCAACGGGAAGCCATTTAGTTTCTCTTTTGCCTATCATACATACTTGTCAGTTTCGGACATCAG TGAAGTGAGGATAGAAGGGCTGGAGACGCTTGATTACCTAGACAACCTTTGCCAAAAAGAACGCTTTACTGAGCAAGGAGATGCCATAACATTCGAATCCGAG GTGGATCGAGTCTATCTCAGTACTCCAAACGTAGTTGCTGTACTTGATCATGAAAGGAAGCGAACATATGTTATTAGAAAGGATGGACTACCTGATGTTG TGGTATGGAATCCATGGGAGAAGAAATCGAAATCAATGGTAGATTTTGGAGACGACGAGTACAAACAGATGCTATGCGTGGATGGAGCTGTGATTGAGAAGCCAGTGACATTGAAACCAGGTGAGGAGTGGACCGGACGGGTGGAACTCTCAGTTGTAGCATCAACATTGTGTAGCGAACAATTTGATGTGCAGAGAGGCATGGTGTTTTGA
- the LOC107909773 gene encoding putative glucose-6-phosphate 1-epimerase isoform X2 — MGLIRLFFGALEGLQQGLAYMEDRSLHGGMIKGKNFFLPVVRRFLSPPKLCEVESLFVFLRSLEQHGFARNKIWTIDENPPPLSPNDSHAKSFIDLLLKPSEEDLKCWPHSFEFRLRVSLAADGSLALISRIRNVNGKPFSFSFAYHTYLSVSDISEVRIEGLETLDYLDNLCQKERFTEQGDAITFESEVDRVYLSTPNVVAVLDHERKRTYVIRKDGLPDVVVWNPWEKKSKSMVDFGDDEYKQMLCVDGAVIEKPVTLKPGEEWTGRVELSVVASTLCSEQFDVQRGMVF; from the exons ATGGGGTTGATAAGATTGTTCTTCGGAGCCCTCGAGGGGCTTCAGCAAGG GTTAGCTTACATGGAGGACAGGTCACTTCATGGAGGAATGATCAAGGGGAAGAACTTCTTTTTACCAGTAGTAAG GCGATTTTTAAGCCCCCCAAAGCTGTGCGAGGTGGAATCCCTATTTGTTTTCCTCAG GTCACTCGAGCAACATGGATTTGCTAGGAACAAGATTTGGACAATTGATGAGAATCCTCCGCCTCTTAGTCCTAATGATTCCCATGCCAAATCCTTCATTGACCTATTGCTTAAACCATCCGAAGAAGATCTCAAATGCTGGCCCCATAG TTTTGAGTTTCGTCTGAGAGTCTCACTTGCGGCTGATGGAAGTCTTGCATTAATATCACGAATTAGGAATGTCAACGGGAAGCCATTTAGTTTCTCTTTTGCCTATCATACATACTTGTCAGTTTCGGACATCAG TGAAGTGAGGATAGAAGGGCTGGAGACGCTTGATTACCTAGACAACCTTTGCCAAAAAGAACGCTTTACTGAGCAAGGAGATGCCATAACATTCGAATCCGAG GTGGATCGAGTCTATCTCAGTACTCCAAACGTAGTTGCTGTACTTGATCATGAAAGGAAGCGAACATATGTTATTAGAAAGGATGGACTACCTGATGTTG TGGTATGGAATCCATGGGAGAAGAAATCGAAATCAATGGTAGATTTTGGAGACGACGAGTACAAACAGATGCTATGCGTGGATGGAGCTGTGATTGAGAAGCCAGTGACATTGAAACCAGGTGAGGAGTGGACCGGACGGGTGGAACTCTCAGTTGTAGCATCAACATTGTGTAGCGAACAATTTGATGTGCAGAGAGGCATGGTGTTTTGA
- the LOC107909774 gene encoding exosome complex component RRP41 homolog, which translates to MEYVSPEGLRLDGRRPMEMRQLRAEIGTVAKANGSAVFEMGNTKVIAAVYGPREVQNRSQQINDQALVRCEYSMANFSTGDRMRKPKGDRRSTEISLVIRQTMEACILTHLMPRSQIDIFVQVLQADGGTRSACINAATLALADAGIPMRDIVTSCSAGYLNSTPLLDLNYIEDSAGGPDVTVGILPKLDKVTLLQMDAKLPVDIFENVMGLAIEGCKAIANYIREVLLENTKQLEYRRGL; encoded by the exons ATGGAATACGTGAGCCCTGAAGGTCTCCGCTTGGATGGCCGCCGTCCGATGGAA ATGAGACAGCTTCGTGCAGAGATCGGTACCGTCGCCAAAGCTAATGG TTCTGCTGTTTTTGAGATGGGCAACACCAAAGTCATTGCAGCTGTGTATGGCCCTAGAGAG GTGCAAAATAGGAGCCAACAAATTAATGACCAGGCACTG GTGCGCTGTGAATATAGCATGGCTAATTTCAGTACCGGAGATCGCATGAGAAAACCAAAGGGTGACAG ACGGTCAACAGAGATATCTCTTGTCATCCGTCAAACCATGGAGGCATGCATTTTGACTCATCTAATGCCTCGTTCTCAG ATAGATATATTTGTTCAAGTTCTTCAGGCTGATGGAG GAACTAGATCTGCATGCATCAACGCTGCAACTTTAGCCCTTGCAGATGCTGGGATCCCAATGCGAGATATCGTCACTTCTTGCAGTGCTGGGTATCTAAATAGCACTCCTTTGCTAG ATTTGAACTATATTGAAGATAGTGCTGGAGGTCCTGATGTCACTGTAGGGATCTTACCTAAGTTGGACAAAGTGACTCTTCTTCAG ATGGATGCTAAGTTACCTGTGGATATCTTTGAAAATGTGATGGGACTTGCAATCGAAGGCTGCAAGGCCATAGCAAACTACATTAGAGAA GTATTACTAGAGAATACCAAGCAACTGGAGTATCGCCGGGGTCTATAA
- the LOC107909775 gene encoding NDR1/HIN1-like protein 13, protein MSEPPVKPVLQKPPGYKDPSSPAGQRRFRPPPRKPVLPPSFHPKKRKTSYGRACCCCFCIFFLIFLLLILICGAVFYLWFDPKLPGFHIQSFRISRFNVTKRPDGTYLDARTTTRLEVKNPNGKMTYYYGDTEVEVSFGEGGYETELGTTMVPAFTMLQKNTRSLRVETKASNKLVVDEVGNKLRARYRSKSLPVNVEARTKVGVGVAGLKIGMVGVTVKCDGMSKKQLDGGDMPKCVINMLKWLNIH, encoded by the exons ATGTCGGAACCCCCAGTGAAACCGGTTCTCCAAAAGCCACCTGGATACAAAGACCCAAGCTCCCCGGCCGGTCAGCGTCGGTTCAGGCCACCGCCACGGAAACCGGTTCTCCCACCTTCTTTCCATCCCAAGAAAAGAAAGACTAGTTACGGTCGTGCTTGTTGTTGCTGTTTCTGCATCTTCTTTTTGATCTTCCTTCTCCTCATTCTCATTTGCGGCGCTGTTTTCTACCTTTGGTTCGACCCTAAATTACCCGGCTTTCACATCCAATCATTCCGGATCTCCCGCTTCAACGTCACCAAAAGACCCGACGGAACCTACCTCGACGCCAGAACGACGACGAGACTCGAAGTGAAGAACCCAAACGGAAAGATGACTTATTATTACGGAGACACGGAGGTTGAGGTCAGCTTCGGGGAAGGCGGGTATGAGACCGAATTGGGAACGACGATGGTGCCGGCGTTCACCATGCTGCAAAAGAACACCAGGAGTTTGAGAGTGGAGACAAAAGCGAGTAACAAGCTAGTGGTTGATGAGGTTGGTAATAAGCTCAGGGCTCGGTACCGAAGCAAGAGTTTACCCGTGAACGTGGAAGCTCGGACCAAAGTTGGAGTAGGTGTGGCAGGGTTGAAGATCGGCATGGTCGGGGTGACCGTTAAGTGCGATGGAATGTCCAAGAAACAACTTGACGGTGGTGACATGCCCAAATGCGTCATCAACATGTTAAAATG GCTCAACATTCATTGA